In Bos mutus isolate GX-2022 chromosome 2, NWIPB_WYAK_1.1, whole genome shotgun sequence, one DNA window encodes the following:
- the RAB42 gene encoding ras-related protein Rab-42: MFPPGRVASSASGSALLKTPQVLQARVWVSLGPPGGGGRGPETGRGRGCRGGGVAVGVEAGSHSWPPGLGRRHAGHGGGGCRYQFRIALLGDAAVGKTSLLRCYMRGAPGIPEPELELESAPTVGVEFYTRTVQLQAGPRVKLQLWDTAGQERFRCITRSFYRNVVGVLLVFDVTNRKSFEHILDWHQEVMATQGPDKAIFLLIGHKSDLQSARCVSTQEAEELAASLGIGFMETSAKSNCNVDLAFDTLANTIQQALWQGAIKLEEDWGGVRLIQNTQISRLPSRMQHPGPCRC, from the exons ATGTTTCCACCGGGCCGGGTGGCTTCCTCGGCATCCGGTTCGGCGTTGCTGAAGACGCCCCAGGTTCTCCAGGCCCGGGTCTGGGTGTCTCTGGGGCCTCCtggaggcggggggcggggcccaGAGACGGGGCGGGGGCGTGGCTGCAGGGGCGGGGGCGTGGCTGTGGGGGTGGAGGCAGGATCGCACAGTTGGCCGCCGGGTCTCGGGAGGCGACACGCTGGCCATGGAGGCGGGGGCTGCCGCTACCAGTTTCGGATCGCGCTGCTGGGGGACGCGGCCGTGGGCAAGACGTCGCTGCTGCGGTGCTACATGAGGGGCGCCCCCGGGATCCCCGAGCCCGAGCTGGAGCTCGAGTCGGCGCCCACGGTGGGCGTCGAGTTCTATACCCGCACTGTGCAGCTTCAGGCTGGGCCGCGCGTCAAGCTGCAGCTCTGGGACACGGCGGGCCAGGAGCGCTTCAG GTGCATCACCAGGTCCTTTTACCGGAATGTGGTGGGTGTCCTGCTGGTCTTTGATGTGACAAACAGGAAGTCCTTTGAACACATTCTAGACTGGCATCAGGAGGTCATGGCCACTCAGGGCCCTGACAAGGCGATCTTCCTGCTGATTGGCCACAAGAGTGACCTGCAGAGTGCCCGTTGTGTCTCAACCCAGGAGGCGGAGGAGCTGGCTGCCTCCTTGGGCATCGGCTTTATGGAGACCTCCGCCAAAAGTAACTGCAATGTGGACCTGGCCTTTGACACCCTTGCCAACACCATCCAGCAGGCCTTGTGGCAAGGGGCCATCAAACTGGAGGAGGACTGGGGGGGTGTGCGGCTCATCCAGAACACCCAGATCTCCAGGCTGCCCAGCAGGATGCAGCACCCGGGCCCATGCAGGTGTTGA